The following coding sequences lie in one Cupriavidus sp. WKF15 genomic window:
- the ltrA gene encoding group II intron reverse transcriptase/maturase — protein sequence MEALIRKDESALSGMPQTWGAIDWRRVERNVREMQIRIAKATQEGDWRRVKALQRSLTRSWSAKASAVRRVAMNQGARTAGVDRVTWDSPEARWEAIGRLKRRGYRPLPLRRVYIPKANGKKRPLGIPTMLDRAMQALYLLAVEPVSEGTSDPNSYGFRINRSTADAMSQLFVSLSQKASAQWVLEADIKGCFDHISHDWLERNVPTDKAILRKWLKAGVVFQGQFQATDAGTPQGGIISPTLANVALNGLERQLMEFLRTTLGVAKTKRHKINVVRYADDFVITGGTPEVLESEVKPWIERFLAIRGLSLSAEKTRITHIAKGFDFLGWNFRKYSGKLLIKPSKKNVQTFYRAVKEVISVNKGARQDDLIGLLNPMLRGWAQYHSPVVAKATFTKLERQVFQALWRWAKRRHRGKNAEWVRKRYFATIGERNWVFGTTAVDKKGDSFWLELYSVSGTPIRRHTKVRGGYHPFDPAQELYGERLRQERMLENMAHRKQWSTLYASQRGLCAVCQCKITRETEWDDHHIVPRVLGGSNALGNRVLVHPGCHDQVHHHGKTVVKPVFD from the coding sequence ATGGAAGCATTGATCCGCAAGGATGAATCTGCGCTCTCCGGCATGCCGCAGACCTGGGGCGCCATTGATTGGCGCCGCGTGGAGCGGAACGTCCGAGAGATGCAGATTCGAATTGCGAAGGCAACACAGGAAGGGGATTGGCGCAGGGTGAAAGCCTTGCAACGGTCCCTGACCCGCTCGTGGTCCGCCAAGGCATCGGCGGTGCGACGAGTGGCGATGAACCAAGGTGCGCGGACGGCAGGTGTAGATCGCGTAACGTGGGACTCTCCTGAAGCCCGGTGGGAAGCCATCGGGAGGTTGAAGCGTCGGGGGTACAGGCCACTGCCATTACGGAGGGTTTATATCCCGAAAGCCAATGGGAAGAAGCGCCCTCTGGGCATTCCGACCATGTTGGACCGAGCCATGCAAGCGCTGTATCTGCTGGCGGTGGAACCGGTGTCCGAAGGGACGAGCGATCCGAACTCCTATGGGTTCCGGATCAATCGCTCCACTGCGGATGCCATGTCCCAGTTGTTTGTCTCCCTATCTCAAAAGGCTTCGGCCCAATGGGTACTGGAGGCAGACATCAAAGGATGCTTTGACCATATCAGCCACGACTGGCTGGAGCGCAATGTCCCAACGGACAAAGCAATCCTTCGGAAGTGGCTGAAAGCTGGCGTGGTATTTCAGGGCCAGTTTCAGGCGACCGATGCTGGAACACCACAGGGAGGCATCATCTCCCCAACTCTGGCAAACGTGGCGCTGAATGGATTGGAACGGCAACTGATGGAGTTCCTACGAACGACATTAGGCGTCGCGAAGACGAAGAGGCACAAAATCAATGTTGTACGGTACGCGGACGACTTCGTGATCACCGGCGGTACGCCGGAGGTTCTAGAAAGCGAGGTGAAGCCGTGGATAGAACGGTTCCTAGCTATACGAGGACTGTCACTATCTGCGGAGAAAACGCGAATCACGCACATTGCCAAGGGCTTCGACTTCCTTGGGTGGAATTTCCGGAAGTACTCGGGAAAGCTGCTCATCAAGCCAAGCAAGAAGAACGTGCAGACGTTCTACCGCGCGGTGAAGGAGGTTATCAGCGTCAACAAAGGGGCAAGGCAGGACGATCTGATCGGCTTGCTGAACCCGATGCTAAGAGGCTGGGCGCAGTATCACAGCCCGGTGGTAGCAAAGGCGACGTTCACCAAATTGGAGCGACAGGTTTTTCAAGCTCTATGGCGGTGGGCAAAAAGGCGACATCGAGGAAAGAACGCCGAGTGGGTGCGAAAGAGGTACTTCGCCACCATCGGAGAACGGAACTGGGTGTTTGGAACCACGGCAGTGGACAAGAAGGGCGACTCTTTCTGGCTGGAACTGTATTCCGTCTCGGGTACACCAATCAGGAGGCATACGAAGGTCCGAGGGGGCTATCACCCCTTTGACCCAGCGCAGGAGTTGTACGGCGAGCGATTGCGACAGGAGCGTATGTTGGAAAACATGGCGCACCGGAAGCAGTGGAGCACGTTGTACGCATCCCAGCGGGGCTTGTGTGCGGTGTGTCAGTGCAAGATCACCAGAGAAACGGAGTGGGATGATCACCACATAGTGCCGCGCGTTCTTGGCGGCTCCAATGCTCTAGGGAATCGAGTGCTAGTCCACCCAGGTTGTCATGACCAAGTCCATCACCACGGCAAAACCGTTGTGAAGCCGGTATTTGATTAG
- the argC gene encoding N-acetyl-gamma-glutamyl-phosphate reductase, which produces MVFKVFVDGQEGTTGLRLLDYLSGRSDVDLLRIADDKRKDPAERARFLNAADVAFLCLPDVASREAVSLVTNPNTCVIDASTAFRTTDSWAYGLPELVRGQREKIRASKRIAVPGCHASAFVLAVRPLVDAGVLPRDYPVSAFSLTGYSGGGKKMIADFEAGGNPKLNSPRPYALGLQHKHLPEMRVQGGLATEPIFNPIVGNFFKGLAVTVPVYADRLARKVSPEQIVDIYRQHYEGEQFVRVLPYNGADNLDDGFLDVQANNDTNRVDLFVFGTPERLNLVARLDNLGKGAAGAAVQCMNVHVGADEATGLQA; this is translated from the coding sequence ATGGTTTTCAAAGTGTTCGTCGATGGTCAGGAAGGCACTACCGGTCTCCGGTTGCTTGACTATCTTTCCGGTCGTTCCGACGTGGACCTGCTGCGCATTGCTGATGACAAGCGCAAGGATCCGGCCGAGCGAGCACGCTTCCTGAATGCCGCCGACGTCGCCTTCCTGTGCCTGCCGGACGTGGCCTCGCGCGAGGCCGTGTCGCTGGTGACCAACCCGAATACCTGTGTGATCGACGCCAGCACGGCGTTCCGCACCACCGACAGCTGGGCCTACGGCCTGCCGGAACTGGTGCGAGGCCAGCGCGAGAAGATCCGCGCGAGCAAGCGCATCGCGGTGCCGGGCTGCCACGCCAGCGCCTTCGTGCTGGCGGTGCGCCCGCTGGTGGATGCCGGCGTGCTGCCGCGCGACTATCCGGTCTCGGCGTTCTCGCTGACCGGCTACAGCGGCGGCGGCAAGAAAATGATTGCCGACTTCGAGGCCGGCGGTAACCCGAAGCTGAACAGCCCGCGCCCGTACGCGCTCGGCCTGCAGCACAAGCACCTGCCCGAGATGCGCGTGCAGGGCGGCCTGGCAACCGAACCGATCTTCAACCCGATCGTCGGCAACTTCTTCAAGGGCCTCGCCGTGACGGTGCCGGTCTATGCCGACCGCCTGGCGCGCAAGGTCAGCCCCGAGCAGATCGTCGACATCTATCGCCAACACTATGAAGGCGAGCAGTTCGTGCGCGTGCTGCCGTACAACGGCGCCGACAACCTCGACGACGGTTTCCTCGACGTGCAGGCCAACAACGACACCAACCGTGTCGACCTGTTCGTGTTCGGCACGCCCGAGCGCCTGAACCTGGTCGCGCGCCTGGACAACCTGGGCAAGGGCGCGGCCGGCGCGGCGGTGCAATGCATGAACGTGCATGTGGGCGCCGACGAGGCGACCGGTCTGCAGGCCTGA
- the pyrE gene encoding orotate phosphoribosyltransferase — protein MTQQTTPSTTQQAGQPDLSQTFIRFALDAGVLSFGEFVTKAGRKSPYFFNAGLFNQGAMLGQVAQFYAKTLLASGVQFDVLFGPAYKGITLASATAVALAGLGRDVGFAYNRKEAKDHGEGGTLVGAKLQGKVVIIDDVISAGTSVRESMQLIRAAGAEPAAVLIALDRMEKSGTAEQIGTHSAVQDVQREYGVPVIAIASLKDLLAYLDASNNPSLSASREAVAAYRQRYGV, from the coding sequence ATGACGCAGCAGACCACGCCTTCGACTACGCAGCAAGCGGGCCAGCCGGACCTCAGCCAGACCTTCATCCGCTTCGCGCTGGACGCCGGCGTGCTGTCCTTTGGCGAGTTCGTCACCAAGGCGGGCCGCAAGTCGCCGTACTTCTTCAATGCCGGCTTGTTCAACCAGGGCGCCATGCTGGGCCAGGTGGCGCAATTCTATGCGAAAACCCTGCTGGCCTCGGGCGTGCAATTCGACGTGCTGTTCGGGCCGGCCTACAAGGGCATCACGCTGGCCTCGGCCACCGCGGTGGCGCTGGCCGGCCTGGGCCGCGATGTCGGCTTCGCCTACAACCGCAAGGAAGCCAAGGACCATGGCGAGGGCGGCACCCTGGTCGGCGCGAAGCTCCAGGGCAAGGTCGTCATCATCGATGACGTGATCTCCGCGGGCACCTCGGTACGCGAATCGATGCAGCTGATCCGCGCCGCGGGTGCCGAACCCGCCGCCGTGCTGATTGCGCTGGACCGCATGGAAAAGAGCGGGACAGCCGAGCAGATCGGCACGCACTCGGCGGTGCAGGACGTGCAGCGCGAATACGGCGTGCCCGTGATCGCCATTGCCAGCCTGAAGGACTTGCTGGCCTACCTCGACGCATCGAACAATCCGTCGCTGTCGGCCTCGCGCGAGGCGGTGGCTGCCTACCGGCAGCGCTACGGCGTCTGA
- a CDS encoding exodeoxyribonuclease III produces the protein MLRIISANLNGIRSASKKGFFEWMGKQDADMVCVQELKAQAADMTEAFLAPHGYHGYFHYAEKKGYSGVGLYTRHKPERVVTGFGNPEFDGEGRYVEVQYPHLAVISVYVPSGSSSEERQQAKFRFMEAFLPHLLQLKASGREIVLCGDVNIAHKEIDIKNWKGNLKNSGFLPEERAWIGALFDTHGYVDVFRQLDPRPEQYTWWSNRGQAYAKNVGWRIDYHLATPKIATTAHVCSIYKDEKFSDHAPLSIDYNYPL, from the coding sequence ATGTTACGGATTATCAGCGCCAACCTCAACGGCATCCGCTCCGCGTCCAAGAAGGGCTTTTTCGAGTGGATGGGCAAGCAGGACGCGGACATGGTCTGTGTACAGGAACTCAAGGCACAGGCCGCCGACATGACTGAAGCGTTCCTGGCGCCACATGGTTACCACGGATATTTCCACTACGCCGAGAAGAAGGGCTACAGCGGTGTCGGCCTCTACACACGACACAAGCCCGAGCGCGTGGTCACCGGCTTCGGCAACCCTGAGTTCGACGGCGAGGGCCGCTACGTCGAAGTGCAGTACCCGCACCTTGCCGTAATCTCTGTCTATGTGCCATCCGGCTCGAGTTCTGAGGAGCGCCAGCAAGCGAAGTTCCGCTTCATGGAGGCTTTTCTGCCGCACTTGCTGCAGCTGAAGGCCAGCGGGCGCGAAATCGTGCTGTGCGGCGACGTGAACATCGCGCACAAGGAAATCGACATCAAGAACTGGAAGGGCAACCTGAAGAACTCGGGCTTCCTGCCGGAAGAACGGGCGTGGATCGGTGCGCTATTCGATACGCACGGCTATGTCGACGTATTCCGCCAGCTCGACCCGCGCCCCGAGCAATACACCTGGTGGAGCAACCGCGGGCAGGCCTATGCCAAGAACGTCGGGTGGCGTATCGATTACCACCTGGCGACCCCGAAAATTGCCACCACAGCGCATGTGTGCTCGATCTATAAAGATGAGAAGTTCAGCGATCACGCGCCGCTGTCTATTGATTACAACTATCCGCTCTGA
- a CDS encoding M48 family metallopeptidase, translated as MSRRPPGVLRPVLSRMACALSVGAAMTAMTVAPLALAQQDGQEDGIRLRRGGSEVRKIVPVEVIEQQAAQEYEQIKQEAIAKHALAGDSNPQLQRLRAIGKRLLPETARWNERARQWQWEINLIGSKQVNAFCMPGGKIAFYTGLLDQLKLTDDEIAMAMGHEIAHALQEHARERAAKSEITNLGANVVSQLFGFGNLGNMALGTGAQLLTLRFSRADESEADLIGMDIAARAGYDPRAAVTLWQKMAKVTQSGSEFLSTHPSGRSRIADLEKHMPEVLPLYARAINTTVDRLPPYRANMANLGDAPVDSGDDDRQRPLKR; from the coding sequence ATGTCCCGCCGCCCGCCAGGTGTTCTGCGCCCTGTCCTGTCCCGCATGGCCTGCGCGCTGTCCGTTGGTGCGGCGATGACGGCGATGACGGTTGCGCCGCTGGCGCTGGCCCAGCAGGACGGACAGGAGGACGGCATTCGCTTGCGGCGCGGCGGCTCCGAGGTGCGCAAGATCGTGCCGGTCGAGGTGATCGAGCAGCAGGCCGCGCAGGAGTACGAGCAGATCAAGCAGGAGGCGATCGCCAAGCATGCGCTGGCCGGCGACAGCAATCCGCAGCTGCAGCGCCTGCGCGCGATCGGCAAGCGATTGCTGCCGGAAACCGCGCGCTGGAACGAGCGCGCGCGCCAGTGGCAGTGGGAGATCAACCTGATCGGCTCGAAGCAGGTCAATGCCTTCTGCATGCCGGGCGGCAAGATCGCGTTCTATACCGGCCTGCTCGACCAGCTCAAGCTGACCGACGACGAGATCGCCATGGCCATGGGCCACGAGATCGCGCACGCGCTGCAGGAACATGCGCGCGAGCGTGCCGCCAAGTCGGAAATCACCAACCTTGGCGCCAATGTCGTCTCGCAGCTGTTCGGCTTCGGCAATCTCGGCAATATGGCGCTCGGCACCGGCGCGCAACTGCTGACGCTGCGCTTCTCGCGCGCGGACGAGAGCGAGGCCGACCTGATCGGCATGGATATCGCGGCGCGGGCGGGCTATGACCCGCGCGCTGCCGTGACGCTGTGGCAGAAGATGGCCAAGGTCACGCAGTCCGGCTCCGAATTCCTGTCGACGCACCCATCCGGGCGCAGCCGCATTGCCGACCTGGAGAAGCACATGCCAGAGGTACTGCCGCTCTACGCGCGGGCCATCAACACCACCGTGGACCGCCTGCCGCCATATCGTGCCAACATGGCCAACCTTGGCGATGCGCCGGTCGATTCCGGCGACGACGACCGCCAGCGTCCGCTGAAACGCTGA
- a CDS encoding patatin-like phospholipase family protein, protein MAGKERQETQEAVKRRATPARTRKATPVQQCGPEEDLPKGPEPGRPPHEAYAVRALVLQGGGALGAYQAGVYQGLAEGGIYPNWVAGISIGALNAAIIAGNPPERRVEQLRAFWEYICAQPWLPSLSHSAMFENAESWPEPLRVWFDGLHAARAMFEGQRGFFLPRNWLELVTRYSDPTRASYYDTTPLKATLERFADFDLINRPKEMRVSVGAVNVRTGNFAYFDNTRDTLRPEHFMASGALPPGFPAVEINGEYYWDGGLVSNTPLAEVLTAQPRRDALIFQVDLWSARGKLPHDLSDVAERQKDIQYSSRTRTITDYMREQQNFRRMLSEVMALVPPSKRDDAWYRRAAEHACDARRNVIQLIYRDKSFENSAKDYQFGSLAMHEHWSSGLDDIRETLRHPHWLAMPSREHPFATHDVHRGNGDRE, encoded by the coding sequence GTGGCGGGCAAGGAACGGCAGGAAACCCAGGAAGCCGTGAAACGGCGAGCAACACCCGCGCGGACGCGCAAGGCGACGCCGGTACAACAGTGCGGGCCTGAGGAAGACCTGCCCAAAGGCCCCGAACCGGGCCGTCCGCCCCATGAGGCCTACGCCGTGCGCGCGCTGGTGCTGCAGGGCGGCGGGGCGCTCGGTGCCTATCAGGCGGGCGTCTACCAGGGGCTTGCGGAAGGCGGCATTTACCCGAACTGGGTCGCGGGCATCTCCATCGGTGCATTGAATGCGGCGATCATTGCCGGCAATCCGCCGGAGCGGCGCGTGGAGCAACTGCGCGCGTTCTGGGAGTACATCTGCGCACAGCCCTGGCTGCCAAGCCTTTCGCATTCGGCAATGTTCGAAAACGCGGAGTCCTGGCCCGAGCCGCTGCGCGTCTGGTTTGACGGCCTGCACGCCGCGCGCGCAATGTTTGAAGGCCAGCGCGGATTCTTCCTCCCGCGCAACTGGCTGGAGCTGGTCACGCGCTACTCCGACCCGACGCGCGCGAGCTACTACGACACCACGCCGCTCAAGGCCACGCTCGAGCGCTTTGCCGATTTCGACCTGATCAACCGGCCCAAGGAGATGCGGGTGTCGGTGGGCGCCGTCAATGTCCGCACCGGCAACTTCGCCTATTTCGACAATACGCGCGACACCCTGCGCCCCGAGCACTTCATGGCGTCCGGCGCGCTGCCGCCGGGCTTCCCGGCGGTGGAGATCAACGGCGAGTACTACTGGGACGGCGGCCTGGTCTCCAACACGCCGCTGGCCGAGGTGCTGACGGCCCAGCCGCGCCGCGACGCGCTGATCTTCCAGGTGGATCTCTGGAGCGCACGCGGCAAGCTGCCGCACGATCTCAGCGACGTGGCCGAGCGCCAGAAGGATATCCAGTACTCCAGCCGCACGCGCACGATCACCGACTATATGCGCGAGCAGCAGAACTTCCGGCGCATGCTCAGTGAAGTGATGGCGCTGGTGCCGCCTTCGAAGCGTGACGACGCCTGGTACCGGCGCGCGGCCGAGCATGCATGCGATGCGCGCCGCAATGTGATCCAGCTGATCTATCGCGACAAGTCGTTCGAGAACAGCGCCAAGGACTACCAGTTCGGCTCGCTCGCCATGCACGAGCACTGGTCCAGCGGACTCGACGATATCCGCGAAACGCTGCGCCATCCGCACTGGCTGGCAATGCCGAGCCGCGAACACCCGTTCGCCACCCACGACGTGCACCGCGGCAACGGCGACCGCGAGTGA
- a CDS encoding muropeptide transporter: MTFQDYLDIFRNRRIGAMLALGFASGLPLALTSGTLQAWMTVEGLDIKTIGFFSLVGQAYIFKFLWAPLMDRYTPPLLGRRKGWLLVTQIGLVLGIAAMAFRPPREALWTLAALATLVAFLSASQDIVFDAYSTDVLRPAERGAGAAVKVLGYRLAMLVSGGLALWLADRVMGWPQMYLLMAALMGVGIVTLLWAPEPDVPARAPRSLEEAIVGPLRDFFSRPGAWSLLLLIVLYKLGDAFAGSLSTTFLIRGVGFSAGEVGIVNKTLGLAATIVGALFGGTLMVRLGLYRSLMLFGVLQAVSNLGYWILAVTPPHLWSMGATIAIENLCGGMGTAAFVALLMTLCNRSFSATQYALLSALASVGRVYVGPTSGYMVEAWGWAPFYLGTVLVALPGVLLLWAMRRTVHRYEAQAREAIA, from the coding sequence ATGACTTTCCAGGACTACCTCGACATCTTCCGCAACCGCCGCATCGGCGCCATGCTGGCGCTGGGCTTCGCCTCCGGGCTGCCGCTGGCGCTCACGTCCGGCACGCTGCAGGCGTGGATGACGGTGGAAGGGCTCGACATCAAGACCATCGGCTTCTTCTCGCTGGTCGGCCAGGCCTATATCTTCAAGTTCCTGTGGGCACCGCTGATGGACCGCTACACGCCGCCGCTCCTGGGCCGGCGCAAGGGCTGGCTGCTGGTCACGCAGATCGGCCTGGTGCTCGGCATCGCCGCCATGGCGTTCCGCCCGCCGCGTGAAGCGCTCTGGACGCTGGCGGCCCTGGCCACGCTGGTGGCCTTCCTGTCCGCGTCGCAGGACATCGTGTTCGACGCCTACAGCACCGACGTGCTGCGCCCGGCCGAGCGCGGCGCCGGCGCCGCCGTCAAGGTGCTGGGCTACCGGCTGGCGATGCTGGTCTCCGGCGGGCTCGCGCTGTGGCTCGCGGACCGCGTGATGGGCTGGCCGCAGATGTACCTGCTGATGGCCGCCCTGATGGGCGTCGGCATCGTCACGCTGCTGTGGGCGCCCGAGCCCGACGTGCCGGCGCGCGCGCCGCGCTCGCTCGAAGAAGCCATCGTGGGCCCGCTGCGCGATTTCTTTTCACGCCCCGGCGCGTGGTCGCTGTTGCTGCTGATCGTGTTGTACAAGCTGGGGGATGCGTTTGCCGGCAGCCTGTCCACGACCTTCCTGATCCGCGGCGTCGGTTTTTCCGCCGGCGAAGTCGGCATCGTCAACAAGACGCTGGGGCTGGCCGCGACCATCGTCGGCGCGCTGTTCGGCGGTACGCTGATGGTGCGCCTGGGACTGTACCGCTCGCTGATGCTGTTCGGCGTGCTGCAGGCGGTGTCCAACCTGGGCTACTGGATCCTGGCCGTGACGCCGCCGCACCTGTGGTCGATGGGCGCGACCATCGCGATCGAGAACCTGTGCGGCGGCATGGGCACGGCGGCATTCGTGGCGCTGCTGATGACGCTGTGCAACCGCTCGTTCTCGGCCACGCAGTACGCGCTGCTGTCGGCGCTGGCTTCGGTGGGCCGCGTCTACGTCGGGCCGACCTCCGGCTACATGGTCGAAGCTTGGGGCTGGGCGCCCTTCTACCTCGGCACAGTGCTGGTGGCGCTGCCCGGCGTGCTGCTGCTCTGGGCCATGCGCCGCACCGTCCATCGCTACGAGGCCCAGGCGCGCGAAGCGATCGCCTGA
- the dapF gene encoding diaminopimelate epimerase: protein MKLQFTKMHGAGNDFVVLDGIHQKLDLTTEQWRALASRHFGVGADQMLIVEKPTRDDVDFRYRIFNADGSEVEHCGNGARCFVRFVTDKGMTDKRSVRVEVMNGVITLTLQDDGQVTVDMGAPELEPSRVPFRPEGLPTRTQADDTLYGLEVNGRTAWISPVSMGNPHAVQVVDDVENFPVLQDGPLIEHHATFPNRVNAGFLQVVDRHTARLRVYERGAGETLACGTGACAAVVAGIRRGLLDSPVKVHTHGGDLSIAWDGGAAPVRMTGPATTVFEGTIDLAALPA from the coding sequence ATGAAACTCCAGTTCACCAAGATGCACGGTGCCGGCAACGACTTCGTCGTGCTCGACGGCATCCACCAGAAGCTCGACCTGACCACCGAGCAGTGGCGCGCGCTCGCCAGCCGGCATTTCGGCGTGGGCGCCGACCAGATGCTGATCGTGGAAAAGCCCACGCGCGACGATGTGGATTTCCGCTATCGCATCTTCAATGCCGACGGCAGCGAGGTGGAGCACTGCGGCAACGGCGCACGCTGCTTCGTGCGCTTCGTCACCGACAAGGGCATGACCGACAAGCGTTCGGTGCGCGTCGAAGTCATGAACGGCGTGATCACGCTGACGCTGCAGGATGACGGCCAGGTCACCGTGGACATGGGCGCGCCCGAACTGGAACCGTCCCGCGTGCCATTCCGCCCCGAGGGCCTGCCGACTCGCACGCAAGCCGACGACACCCTCTACGGGCTTGAGGTCAACGGCCGCACTGCGTGGATTTCCCCCGTGTCGATGGGCAACCCGCACGCCGTGCAGGTGGTGGACGACGTCGAGAACTTCCCCGTGCTGCAGGACGGCCCGCTGATCGAACATCACGCGACCTTCCCGAACCGCGTCAACGCCGGGTTCCTGCAGGTGGTCGACCGTCATACCGCCCGCCTGCGCGTGTACGAGCGCGGCGCAGGCGAAACCCTTGCATGCGGCACTGGTGCCTGCGCGGCTGTCGTGGCCGGCATCCGCCGGGGCCTGCTCGATTCCCCGGTGAAGGTCCACACGCACGGCGGCGACCTGAGCATCGCCTGGGATGGTGGCGCGGCCCCCGTGCGCATGACCGGCCCGGCCACAACGGTGTTCGAAGGCACCATTGACCTGGCCGCCCTGCCGGCGTGA
- a CDS encoding polyphosphate kinase 2 family protein, translated as MPLHDFRITSGKRFSLAGFDPGSKPFTQGDKEVDQARIAQLSTELDLEQDIFYAEHRRKILVVLQGMDTSGKDGTVRSVFRSFDPLGIRVASFKAPTPEELARDYLWRVHLQVPRAGEIVLFNRSHYEDVLITRVHGWIDDDECERRYRQIRAFETLLTETGTTIVKCFLHISKDEQKARLEARLADPQKQWKFDTIDLAERKHWKAYMDAYEAAIAATSTPECPWYIVPADSKTHRNLMVAEILSEVFRQLRPAYPPPQADLAKVRIE; from the coding sequence ATGCCGCTGCACGACTTCCGCATCACTTCGGGCAAGCGCTTCAGCCTTGCCGGCTTCGACCCGGGCAGCAAGCCCTTCACGCAGGGCGACAAGGAAGTCGATCAGGCCCGCATCGCGCAGCTGAGCACGGAACTGGATCTCGAACAGGACATCTTCTACGCCGAACACCGGCGCAAGATCCTGGTGGTGCTGCAGGGCATGGACACCAGCGGCAAGGACGGCACCGTGCGTTCGGTGTTCCGCAGCTTTGATCCGCTTGGCATCCGCGTGGCCAGCTTCAAGGCCCCGACCCCGGAAGAACTCGCGCGCGACTACCTGTGGCGCGTGCACCTGCAGGTGCCCAGGGCAGGCGAGATCGTGCTGTTCAACCGCAGCCACTACGAAGACGTGCTGATCACGCGCGTGCATGGCTGGATCGATGACGACGAATGCGAGCGGCGTTACCGGCAGATCCGCGCGTTCGAGACGCTGCTGACCGAGACCGGCACCACCATCGTGAAATGCTTCCTGCACATCTCGAAAGACGAGCAGAAGGCGCGACTGGAAGCGCGCCTGGCCGATCCGCAGAAGCAGTGGAAATTCGATACGATCGACCTGGCCGAGCGCAAGCACTGGAAGGCCTACATGGACGCCTACGAGGCGGCCATCGCGGCCACCAGCACGCCGGAATGCCCGTGGTATATCGTGCCGGCGGACTCCAAGACCCACCGCAACCTGATGGTGGCCGAAATCCTGTCCGAGGTGTTCCGCCAGCTAAGGCCGGCCTATCCGCCACCGCAGGCCGACCTGGCCAAGGTCAGGATCGAGTAG
- a CDS encoding lipid A biosynthesis lauroyl acyltransferase, with protein MSRIFTWLGIGLLTVLGKLPYPLVARFGEGLGGLLYLVPSSRRRIVQANLRACFPDKSEAEIDALSRQSFRTVFRSFAERGIFWTGSEAQMRRWVQIDDQADLVAMDGTPHILVTLHLSGVEAGAIRLTIHLREHVGRSGASLYTAQKNKLFDGFLKHARGRFGAKMISRNDSARDILRCLKKGEALQLIADMDFGERDSEYAPFFGVQALTLTSVSRLARMTGARVVPIYTEMLPDYQGYVLRILPAWENYPGDSVAEDTRRMNAFFEDCIRPRVAEYYWVHKRFKNRPPGEPPIY; from the coding sequence ATGAGCCGTATCTTTACGTGGCTCGGCATCGGCCTGCTGACCGTGCTGGGCAAGCTGCCTTATCCACTCGTTGCCCGTTTCGGCGAAGGGCTGGGCGGCCTGCTTTATCTGGTACCCAGCAGCCGGCGCCGGATCGTGCAGGCCAACCTGCGCGCCTGCTTCCCCGACAAGAGCGAAGCCGAGATCGACGCCCTGTCGCGCCAGTCGTTCCGCACCGTGTTCCGCAGCTTTGCCGAGCGCGGCATTTTCTGGACCGGCAGCGAAGCGCAGATGCGCCGCTGGGTGCAGATCGACGACCAGGCGGACCTGGTCGCCATGGACGGCACCCCGCATATCCTGGTCACGCTGCACCTGTCCGGCGTGGAAGCCGGCGCCATCCGCCTGACCATCCACCTGCGCGAACACGTGGGCCGTTCCGGTGCCTCGCTGTACACCGCGCAGAAGAACAAGCTGTTCGACGGCTTCCTCAAGCATGCACGCGGCCGCTTCGGCGCGAAGATGATCTCGCGTAACGACAGCGCGCGCGACATCCTGCGCTGCCTGAAGAAGGGCGAGGCGCTGCAGCTGATTGCCGACATGGATTTCGGCGAGCGCGATTCAGAATACGCGCCCTTCTTCGGCGTGCAGGCGCTGACACTGACTTCAGTCTCGCGCCTGGCGCGCATGACCGGGGCCAGGGTGGTGCCGATCTACACGGAGATGCTGCCCGACTACCAGGGCTATGTGCTGCGCATCCTGCCGGCCTGGGAAAACTACCCCGGCGACAGCGTGGCCGAGGATACGCGCCGCATGAACGCCTTCTTCGAGGACTGCATCCGTCCGCGCGTGGCCGAGTACTACTGGGTGCACAAGCGCTTCAAGAATCGCCCGCCCGGCGAACCACCGATCTACTGA